From a single Paludibacter jiangxiensis genomic region:
- a CDS encoding sugar phosphate isomerase/epimerase family protein: MPKFGSTILSFIPSWTPEGGKYAIEKCAEYGFDMLEIILPATLDFDAKTVKKQLDNVGLEGRCTLNLPSDCHLPKQPEKSLTLIKRAIDKVAEMEGDFLGGVLHSAIGKFTGQPCSDTERKVVNHVFAELAVYAAERNIIVAPEPINRYESYVFTSADEVLFMIDRVGFLNLGLHLDTFHMNIEESDFYTPVIKADKKLKHLHITESDRGMLGEGNVHWDDLFRALATIDYQGPLVLENFSSEIRELVGPTSLWRPSKYNSEDLAKGSLAFMKNKVAEFYIN; this comes from the coding sequence ATGCCAAAATTCGGATCAACAATACTCTCTTTTATTCCATCATGGACTCCGGAGGGAGGAAAATATGCCATTGAAAAGTGTGCGGAATATGGTTTCGATATGCTCGAAATTATTTTGCCTGCCACGCTCGATTTCGATGCCAAAACTGTAAAAAAACAATTGGACAACGTCGGTCTGGAAGGTAGATGTACGCTCAATCTTCCTTCTGATTGCCACTTGCCTAAACAACCTGAAAAATCTCTTACTTTGATCAAACGAGCAATAGACAAAGTGGCTGAAATGGAGGGCGATTTTCTGGGAGGAGTCCTGCATTCAGCTATTGGAAAATTTACCGGACAGCCTTGTAGTGACACGGAACGTAAGGTAGTGAATCATGTATTTGCAGAGTTGGCCGTTTATGCCGCTGAACGCAATATTATCGTTGCGCCGGAACCAATCAATCGTTACGAAAGCTATGTGTTTACTTCGGCAGATGAGGTCTTGTTTATGATTGATCGCGTTGGATTCCTCAATCTGGGTCTTCATCTCGATACCTTTCACATGAATATCGAAGAGTCTGACTTTTACACTCCTGTGATTAAGGCAGATAAAAAGCTAAAACATCTGCACATTACAGAGAGCGACCGAGGAATGCTTGGTGAAGGGAATGTTCATTGGGATGATCTTTTTCGGGCTCTTGCAACGATAGATTATCAGGGACCGCTGGTACTGGAAAATTTTTCTTCGGAAATACGAGAGTTGGTCGGACCTACTTCTTTGTGGCGACCGTCGAAGTATAATTCTGAAGATCTGGCTAAAGGCAGCCTTGCGTTCATGAAAAATAAGGTGGCTGAGTTTTATATTAATTGA
- a CDS encoding carbohydrate kinase family protein, which translates to MKNESKSVVCFGEVLWDVLPNQVKPGGAPMNVAYHLRKFGVDSHMISRVGADEMGLRLLNLLDQWQIPAGYCPRDTEHVTGQVIAKILPGNEMEYTIQHHAAWDYICCSEEQESLVAKADAFVFGSLAARGETSRETLFRLLEKAQYKVFDINLRAPFYNSEIVEQLLEKCNLLKMNENELYLLSQWYLLSADNEAASVRTLQERFGIDEVIVTRGGDGASYYSASETCSIAAYPVEVQDTVGSGDSFLAAFLAQKLQGAAPYDRMKYASALGSFVASRDGACPAYTLDQLKLFIAQKEEEVVW; encoded by the coding sequence ATGAAAAATGAATCTAAATCAGTTGTTTGTTTCGGAGAAGTGCTATGGGATGTTCTTCCCAATCAGGTGAAACCCGGTGGAGCTCCGATGAATGTGGCTTACCACCTGAGAAAGTTCGGTGTCGATAGCCACATGATCTCTCGTGTGGGTGCCGATGAAATGGGCCTGCGCTTGTTGAATTTGCTGGATCAATGGCAGATACCGGCCGGTTATTGTCCTCGCGATACCGAGCATGTTACCGGGCAGGTGATTGCAAAAATTTTACCCGGAAACGAGATGGAATATACCATTCAGCATCATGCTGCCTGGGATTATATCTGCTGTAGTGAAGAGCAGGAATCGCTTGTTGCAAAGGCTGATGCATTTGTTTTCGGTAGTCTGGCTGCCCGTGGCGAGACTTCGCGCGAAACGCTCTTCCGTCTTCTGGAAAAGGCTCAATACAAAGTGTTTGATATTAATCTGCGTGCTCCGTTTTACAATTCAGAGATAGTTGAACAACTGCTTGAAAAGTGTAATCTGTTAAAGATGAACGAAAACGAGTTGTATCTGTTGTCGCAATGGTATTTGCTGAGTGCTGATAATGAAGCCGCCAGTGTTAGAACGTTGCAGGAACGTTTCGGAATTGACGAAGTAATTGTTACACGAGGAGGGGATGGTGCCTCTTATTATTCTGCTTCGGAAACTTGTTCGATTGCTGCCTATCCGGTTGAAGTTCAGGATACCGTAGGTAGCGGCGATTCTTTTTTGGCTGCATTTCTTGCCCAAAAACTGCAAGGCGCAGCGCCTTATGATAGAATGAAATATGCATCAGCCTTAGGTTCATTTGTTGCTTCACGCGACGGTGCCTGTCCGGCATATACTCTCGATCAACTTAAATTATTTATAGCTCAAAAAGAAGAAGAAGTCGTTTGGTAA
- the fucP gene encoding L-fucose:H+ symporter permease — MQTSNFNSPKAVVATTSLDAKVQKASYLIPFVLVISLFFMWGMAGNLNDILIKQFKKTFELTDFQSGLVQSAFYMGYFLFAIPASLVMRRFNYKSGIIIGLLLYATGAFLFFPAANLASYGFFLFALFVIASGLAFLETAANPYVSVLGAPETATFRLNLAQSFNPIGCVTGILVGQHFIFSGVEYSKEQLAAMAPEAIKAYHQTEALAVQTPYLVIGMVILIAALAIAITKFPTVKDEEVSEQSSAKSTLKFIFGKRHFKQAVLAQFFYVGAQVCIWSYLIRYIQGTMPGTPEKVAANFLTISLVVFTIGRFVGTALLKKIKGHNLLGLYAVMNVALLIVGILLPGNIGAWMLVATSFFMSIMYPTIFSLGIRDLGQHTKLASSVLVMAIIGGATLTMLMGAVSDLAGIANSLIVPLLCFVFIAFYALKGYKEKVESNSHLSSY; from the coding sequence ATGCAAACTTCAAATTTTAATTCACCCAAGGCCGTTGTGGCCACCACATCGCTCGATGCAAAAGTTCAGAAAGCAAGTTATCTGATCCCATTTGTTCTCGTTATCAGTCTTTTCTTTATGTGGGGAATGGCCGGTAACCTGAATGATATTCTCATTAAGCAGTTCAAAAAGACGTTCGAATTGACAGATTTTCAATCGGGTTTGGTACAATCGGCTTTTTACATGGGCTATTTTTTGTTTGCCATTCCGGCTTCGTTGGTAATGCGCCGTTTTAATTACAAGTCAGGCATTATAATTGGCCTGTTGCTTTATGCCACGGGTGCTTTTCTCTTTTTCCCGGCCGCCAATCTGGCTTCCTATGGCTTCTTTTTGTTTGCTTTATTTGTCATTGCTTCCGGTCTGGCATTTCTGGAAACGGCCGCCAATCCGTATGTATCGGTGCTGGGTGCCCCTGAGACGGCTACTTTCCGTCTTAATCTGGCGCAATCGTTCAATCCTATTGGCTGCGTGACAGGAATTTTGGTGGGACAACATTTTATTTTCTCTGGCGTGGAATATTCGAAAGAACAACTGGCGGCTATGGCTCCCGAAGCGATAAAGGCTTACCACCAAACTGAAGCGTTGGCCGTACAAACGCCTTATTTGGTAATTGGTATGGTAATATTGATTGCAGCTTTGGCTATCGCCATTACTAAATTTCCGACCGTAAAAGACGAAGAAGTTTCCGAGCAAAGTTCAGCAAAAAGCACTCTTAAATTTATTTTTGGCAAACGTCATTTCAAACAAGCAGTGTTGGCTCAGTTCTTTTATGTTGGTGCGCAGGTCTGCATCTGGAGTTACCTCATTCGCTACATACAGGGTACTATGCCCGGAACACCCGAAAAGGTGGCTGCCAACTTCCTTACAATCTCTCTGGTCGTTTTTACCATCGGACGTTTTGTGGGAACTGCATTGCTCAAGAAAATCAAGGGTCATAACTTGTTGGGACTTTATGCCGTAATGAATGTCGCTTTGTTGATTGTCGGAATTTTGTTGCCGGGAAATATCGGAGCCTGGATGCTGGTTGCCACCAGTTTCTTCATGTCGATCATGTATCCCACTATTTTCTCTCTCGGTATCCGCGATTTGGGCCAACACACCAAACTTGCCTCTTCAGTACTGGTGATGGCCATTATCGGTGGCGCTACACTCACCATGCTTATGGGTGCTGTTTCAGACCTTGCCGGTATTGCCAACTCGCTGATTGTTCCGTTGCTTTGCTTCGTGTTTATTGCGTTCTACGCATTGAAAGGCTACAAAGAAAAAGTAGAAAGCAATTCGCATCTCTCTTCTTATTAA
- a CDS encoding DUF308 domain-containing protein produces the protein MKESILSRFTARTDWMLLRNIICIAAGVLLWMYPDAFATGVVVGIGILLVLYGVISFLLSFRHAIRNMLIHTASINSIVSLVVGLAFIIKPSFFAQWFIVVIAICIIGLAILQLIEITSLRSFNSSVSALYYLSPLVLLGLGILVLVKPEGVVNLIGYFGAAALIYTGISGIFLTIRLKKENKRKSVAPTSGMHYTSQDFSNE, from the coding sequence ATGAAAGAATCGATATTAAGCCGTTTTACGGCCCGAACCGACTGGATGTTGCTTCGCAATATTATCTGCATTGCAGCCGGAGTCCTTCTTTGGATGTACCCCGATGCTTTTGCCACCGGAGTTGTTGTTGGAATCGGTATTTTACTGGTACTTTACGGAGTAATTTCCTTTCTGCTCTCCTTTCGCCATGCAATTCGCAACATGTTGATTCACACAGCATCTATTAACTCAATTGTTTCATTGGTTGTAGGTTTGGCATTTATCATCAAACCCTCTTTTTTTGCGCAATGGTTCATTGTGGTTATTGCCATTTGTATCATCGGCCTCGCCATATTGCAACTCATTGAAATCACCTCGCTCCGCAGCTTTAACAGCTCCGTGTCGGCACTCTACTACCTGAGTCCGTTGGTCTTATTGGGACTTGGCATTCTGGTACTGGTTAAACCCGAGGGAGTTGTCAACCTGATAGGCTACTTTGGAGCTGCAGCCCTTATCTACACCGGCATTTCGGGCATATTCCTGACCATTCGGTTAAAGAAAGAAAACAAGCGAAAATCAGTCGCACCAACAAGCGGAATGCATTACACAAGTCAAGATTTTTCGAATGAATAA
- a CDS encoding substrate-binding domain-containing protein, with amino-acid sequence MLNNKKEGRISKEITAKIKQAAIDLNYQPNHIARSLQAQKTMTIGLIVADIANPFSSQIARIIEDEAQKAGYSVIFGSSDEKASKTEKLIKLFLNRQVDGFIIAFPENTQTQAQYLKQIGIPFVMIDRYFPEITSNCVSINNYSAAASAINHLLENGRRKIGIVTYATALHHLNERKRGAIDLLGDDAAVGEIRIDHVAEDVAEAIAGFLALPEPVDAVFFSTNLLTVAGLKYLNSLNVKVPDQVAVVGFDETDAFDLFYAPVSYVKQPMTDLGREAVNLLLETIDDSSLQKSVTLDTELVARQSSVLLR; translated from the coding sequence GTGCTGAACAATAAGAAAGAAGGTAGAATCAGCAAGGAGATTACGGCAAAAATCAAACAGGCCGCTATCGATCTTAATTACCAGCCGAACCATATTGCACGGAGCCTTCAGGCACAAAAGACCATGACCATCGGTTTGATTGTGGCCGATATTGCCAACCCATTTTCTTCCCAGATTGCACGGATTATTGAAGACGAAGCGCAAAAAGCCGGCTACTCGGTGATTTTTGGCAGTTCGGACGAAAAAGCCTCGAAAACCGAAAAGCTTATTAAGTTGTTTCTGAATCGTCAGGTCGACGGCTTTATCATTGCTTTCCCCGAAAATACTCAAACTCAGGCTCAATACCTGAAGCAAATCGGCATACCGTTTGTGATGATCGACCGTTATTTTCCGGAAATTACCTCCAATTGCGTGTCAATCAACAACTATTCTGCCGCAGCTTCGGCAATTAATCATTTGCTGGAGAATGGCCGCCGGAAGATAGGTATTGTGACATATGCCACTGCTTTGCACCATTTGAATGAACGTAAGCGCGGTGCCATCGATCTTTTGGGCGATGATGCCGCTGTGGGAGAGATACGTATCGACCACGTGGCAGAAGATGTTGCGGAAGCGATTGCTGGTTTTCTGGCTTTGCCCGAACCGGTGGATGCCGTTTTCTTTAGCACTAACTTACTGACAGTCGCAGGTTTGAAATATCTCAACTCGCTGAATGTTAAAGTGCCGGATCAGGTTGCTGTTGTGGGTTTCGACGAAACCGACGCTTTCGATCTTTTTTATGCTCCCGTCTCTTATGTGAAACAGCCCATGACCGATCTTGGCAGAGAGGCTGTGAATCTGCTCCTTGAAACCATTGACGATAGTAGTTTGCAAAAGTCGGTCACTCTGGATACCGAACTCGTTGCTCGTCAATCGTCTGTTTTGCTCCGATAA
- a CDS encoding carbohydrate porin, with amino-acid sequence MKNVISIIVFLMVVHAVRGQVVITNTRMSFGTTGRIGVGLSPTGEGNMWKPLNLTGQGSLAGRMEQNDYMDLLPALHFTPMLNGKDSTNVTFQVRLGMYAANGQFMGNTGTRTDGGLTFILPETYIEARNILGSRWSAWVGVRFRRYDDIHICDYFYFDDHSAQGAGVSYKNTELAMYMPASTDSYPYNYKVTVAGATNPVIRQRQVYVLEHSIISNNGNTLKLLGEFHHVAASSDSASMHFKSDNGWVIGAKYNNAIKTRMPGSFNQFAVRYGKGIANGGDNGTTYTWSTYGAPDENGKYTNAYSFTTVEHFLLNLSRKITLNGYGVFTQSKGGASNDNKATYFDGSEIYNRKTDFVVGMRSIFYATNWLHLINELHYAVRKDGSNPDAAMWKFSFAPTIAPLGKRDPWCRPHIRLVMTLARYNDYAAANHYSPWLQINNKRWGTYVGVKTEWWIF; translated from the coding sequence ATGAAAAACGTCATTTCAATAATAGTTTTTTTGATGGTTGTACATGCCGTGAGAGGACAGGTGGTGATTACCAATACCCGGATGTCGTTCGGAACTACCGGTCGTATCGGAGTCGGATTGTCGCCTACCGGCGAAGGGAATATGTGGAAGCCGCTGAACCTGACCGGTCAGGGATCGCTGGCCGGCAGAATGGAGCAAAATGACTACATGGATTTATTGCCGGCACTCCATTTTACACCGATGTTGAACGGAAAAGACAGCACCAATGTTACGTTTCAGGTTCGTCTGGGTATGTATGCGGCAAATGGCCAGTTTATGGGCAATACCGGCACACGCACCGATGGTGGTCTGACTTTTATTTTGCCCGAGACTTACATCGAAGCACGGAATATTCTGGGTAGCCGTTGGTCGGCCTGGGTGGGTGTTCGTTTCCGCCGCTACGATGATATTCATATTTGCGATTATTTTTATTTCGACGACCATTCGGCGCAAGGTGCAGGTGTTAGTTACAAGAATACGGAACTTGCAATGTATATGCCGGCATCTACCGATTCATATCCATACAATTACAAGGTGACCGTGGCCGGAGCTACTAATCCGGTGATTCGCCAGCGCCAGGTTTATGTGCTTGAACACAGCATTATTTCCAACAATGGGAATACACTAAAGCTATTGGGAGAATTTCACCATGTGGCAGCCTCCTCCGATTCGGCGTCTATGCATTTTAAGTCCGATAACGGTTGGGTGATCGGGGCAAAGTACAACAATGCCATCAAAACCCGTATGCCCGGTTCGTTCAACCAGTTTGCCGTTCGTTACGGAAAGGGAATTGCCAACGGTGGCGACAACGGGACTACTTACACCTGGTCGACTTACGGAGCTCCCGACGAAAATGGGAAATATACCAATGCTTACTCCTTTACCACGGTAGAACATTTTCTGTTGAACCTGTCGCGAAAAATTACCCTCAATGGATACGGCGTGTTTACCCAAAGTAAAGGTGGGGCTTCGAATGATAATAAAGCGACCTACTTCGACGGATCTGAGATTTATAACCGGAAAACTGATTTTGTGGTGGGCATGCGCAGTATTTTTTATGCCACCAACTGGCTGCACCTGATCAATGAGTTGCACTATGCTGTTCGTAAAGACGGCTCCAATCCCGATGCAGCCATGTGGAAATTCTCTTTTGCTCCTACGATTGCCCCGCTTGGCAAACGCGATCCTTGGTGTCGGCCACATATTCGTCTGGTAATGACGTTGGCCCGCTACAACGATTATGCCGCGGCCAACCACTATTCTCCCTGGTTGCAAATCAACAACAAACGCTGGGGAACCTACGTCGGTGTGAAAACGGAATGGTGGATTTTTTAA
- a CDS encoding 2-amino-4-hydroxy-6-hydroxymethyldihydropteridine diphosphokinase: protein MSNIYIVSIGSNFNAEQNVSEVQFLLNEAFANVHFSNFQWIPAIGDHYTQPFYNGAVSFESSLPALELKPKLKTMEAQLGRTPEQKAQGIVPMDLDIIVCNEEIVHQDYNRFPFVKEAVDSLLKIDK, encoded by the coding sequence ATGTCCAATATATATATCGTTTCCATCGGATCAAACTTCAACGCGGAACAAAATGTTAGCGAGGTGCAATTCCTACTGAATGAAGCATTTGCCAATGTTCATTTTTCCAACTTTCAATGGATTCCGGCAATCGGCGATCATTACACGCAACCGTTTTACAACGGAGCCGTAAGCTTTGAGAGCAGCCTGCCTGCATTGGAACTGAAGCCAAAGCTGAAGACCATGGAAGCTCAGCTTGGCCGCACTCCCGAGCAAAAAGCCCAGGGTATTGTACCCATGGATCTGGATATTATTGTTTGTAATGAAGAGATTGTTCATCAGGATTACAACAGGTTTCCTTTTGTAAAAGAAGCCGTTGATTCTCTCTTAAAAATCGACAAATAA
- the ffh gene encoding signal recognition particle protein: MFENLSERLERSFKILKGQGSITEINVAETLKDIRKALIDADVNYKVAKTFTDEVKEKALGQDVLTSLQPGQLMVKIVHDELARLMGGTTVDVNIKANPAIILMSGLQGSGKTTFSGKLASMLKSKRGKNPLLVACDIYRPAAIDQLKVLGEQIGVPVYAEIGNKDAVEIAKNAVKFAKQNNHDLVIVDTAGRLAIDEQMMKEIAAVKAAIQPHETLFVVDSMTGQDAVNTAKEFNDRLDFDGVVLTKLDGDTRGGAALSIRTVVTKPIKFVGTGEKMDALDTFHPERMADRILGMGDIVSFVEKAQEMYDEEESRRLSKKLAKNQFDFDDFMGQLTQIKKMGNLKDVASMIPGMGKALKDVEFDDNVFKSTEAIIHSMTPFERKNPEVINGTRRQRIAKGSGTTIQDVNRLLKQFDEMRKMMKMVSQHKMPFKRK; the protein is encoded by the coding sequence ATGTTTGAAAATCTAAGCGAAAGACTTGAACGGTCGTTTAAGATACTGAAAGGTCAGGGATCGATTACCGAAATCAACGTTGCCGAAACGTTGAAAGATATCCGTAAAGCATTGATCGACGCCGACGTAAACTACAAGGTGGCCAAGACATTTACCGATGAGGTAAAAGAAAAAGCACTCGGTCAGGATGTGTTGACTTCGTTGCAACCCGGGCAGTTGATGGTGAAGATCGTGCACGACGAATTGGCTCGTTTGATGGGCGGTACTACCGTCGATGTCAATATCAAGGCCAATCCGGCAATTATTCTTATGTCGGGTTTGCAGGGTTCCGGTAAGACAACCTTTTCCGGTAAGCTGGCCAGCATGCTTAAGTCGAAACGAGGCAAGAATCCTTTGTTGGTTGCTTGCGACATTTATCGTCCGGCTGCTATCGACCAGTTGAAGGTGCTTGGAGAACAAATCGGTGTGCCTGTTTATGCTGAAATTGGCAACAAAGATGCGGTAGAAATCGCAAAAAATGCCGTAAAATTTGCCAAACAGAACAATCATGACCTGGTAATTGTCGATACCGCTGGTCGTCTGGCTATCGACGAGCAGATGATGAAAGAGATTGCTGCCGTGAAAGCAGCCATTCAGCCGCACGAAACCCTCTTTGTGGTCGACTCTATGACCGGTCAGGATGCGGTGAATACTGCCAAGGAATTTAACGATCGTCTCGATTTCGACGGGGTTGTCCTTACCAAACTTGATGGTGATACCCGCGGTGGTGCGGCGCTTTCTATCCGTACGGTGGTTACCAAACCGATCAAATTCGTGGGTACCGGCGAAAAGATGGATGCCCTCGACACTTTCCACCCCGAACGTATGGCCGACCGTATTCTCGGTATGGGCGATATTGTTTCGTTCGTGGAAAAAGCTCAGGAAATGTACGATGAAGAAGAGAGCCGTCGCCTGAGCAAAAAACTGGCTAAAAATCAATTCGACTTCGACGATTTTATGGGTCAGTTGACTCAGATCAAAAAGATGGGTAATCTGAAAGATGTGGCTTCAATGATTCCCGGTATGGGCAAAGCATTGAAAGATGTTGAATTTGACGACAATGTTTTCAAATCGACCGAAGCGATTATTCACTCCATGACACCGTTCGAACGCAAGAATCCGGAAGTGATTAACGGAACCCGCCGTCAGCGTATTGCCAAAGGGAGCGGAACTACCATTCAGGATGTGAACCGTCTGCTGAAACAGTTCGACGAAATGCGTAAAATGATGAAAATGGTATCGCAACACAAGATGCCGTTCAAAAGAAAATAA
- a CDS encoding nucleoside phosphorylase, whose amino-acid sequence MKHFPSSELIINDDGSIFHLHLLPEQLSDKVILVGDPGRVEMIASYFENIECDVANREFRTITGTYKGKRLTVVGTGIGTDNIDIVVNELDALSNIDLVNRTEKPEHKQLTLVRIGTSGAVQPDIRPGTYVLSEKSIGFDGVLNFYANRNAACDIEFEKAFTHHVNWHPQWCAPYVADNDPELVERIGKDDMLRGVTISANGFYGPQGRELRLPLAHPTLNDNIETFRYGRFKVTNYEMESSAIAGLSKLMGHKAVTVCCIIANRRIHDAFPNYKESVQMLVEKVLDRI is encoded by the coding sequence ATGAAACATTTTCCAAGTTCGGAACTTATTATCAATGATGACGGTTCAATTTTTCACCTGCATTTACTTCCGGAACAACTTTCAGATAAAGTTATTCTAGTAGGCGATCCGGGTCGCGTTGAAATGATTGCCTCTTATTTCGAAAATATTGAGTGTGATGTTGCCAATCGTGAATTCCGCACTATTACAGGAACCTACAAAGGCAAACGCCTGACAGTGGTGGGAACCGGAATTGGAACCGACAATATTGATATTGTTGTCAACGAACTGGATGCCCTGTCAAATATTGATCTTGTCAACAGAACAGAAAAACCGGAGCACAAACAACTGACTTTGGTAAGAATCGGAACATCAGGAGCCGTTCAGCCCGACATTAGACCGGGGACTTATGTCCTGTCCGAAAAATCAATAGGATTTGATGGAGTACTGAATTTCTATGCCAACAGAAATGCAGCATGCGATATCGAATTTGAAAAAGCGTTCACGCATCATGTCAACTGGCATCCTCAATGGTGCGCTCCGTATGTTGCCGATAATGATCCGGAACTTGTAGAGCGTATCGGGAAAGACGACATGCTGAGAGGCGTGACTATTTCCGCAAACGGATTTTACGGACCCCAGGGACGCGAACTCAGACTTCCTCTCGCCCACCCGACCCTTAACGACAACATAGAAACGTTTCGCTATGGCCGTTTCAAAGTCACGAACTACGAGATGGAGAGTTCAGCCATTGCCGGCTTATCGAAATTAATGGGACATAAAGCGGTGACCGTTTGCTGCATCATTGCCAATCGTCGCATCCATGACGCATTCCCCAACTACAAAGAATCGGTTCAGATGCTGGTGGAAAAAGTGCTGGACAGGATCTAA
- the mnmE gene encoding tRNA uridine-5-carboxymethylaminomethyl(34) synthesis GTPase MnmE — translation MNNDTICAVSTAPGQGAIAVVRVSGQHAIAACNTIFKAKNNTRDVLSQRGQTVSFGNIINQKGETVDEVLLSVFRNPHSYTGEDSVEISCHGSAFIQQQILQLLIANGCRMAEPGEYTQRAFMNGKMDLSQAEAVADLIAAESAAAHKLAINQLKGGFSEELNRLRAELLDFTSLIELELDFSEEEVEFANRDQLNTLINHIELVTTKLINSFSVGNAVKNGIPVAIVGETNVGKSTLLNRLLNEERAIVSDIHGTTRDTIEEVMTFGGVQFRFIDTAGIRDTRDKIESLGIERTFHKIDQATIVLPVLDSTRSITELTQFATDIVEKTSGKQRIFIVNKIDSLTEEKRTALQALPVLMNEPCCFLSAKFGQGYEKLQQALITAANIPEIDASDVIVTNARHYEALLKAQEAILRVIEGLNNNISGEFVSQDIREAIYYLGLITGGSITNDEILGNIFHKFCIGK, via the coding sequence ATGAATAACGATACTATTTGCGCTGTTTCAACAGCTCCCGGACAAGGAGCAATTGCTGTTGTGCGCGTTTCGGGGCAACATGCAATTGCCGCCTGCAATACTATTTTCAAAGCTAAAAATAATACACGCGATGTACTCTCACAAAGAGGACAAACGGTGAGTTTCGGCAACATTATCAATCAAAAAGGAGAAACGGTAGATGAAGTTTTGCTAAGCGTTTTCCGTAATCCTCACTCCTATACGGGCGAAGATTCGGTAGAAATTTCGTGTCACGGATCGGCATTTATCCAGCAACAAATACTTCAATTGCTTATTGCAAACGGTTGCCGCATGGCCGAACCGGGCGAATATACGCAACGCGCCTTCATGAACGGCAAAATGGATTTGTCGCAAGCCGAAGCCGTTGCCGACCTGATTGCCGCCGAATCGGCAGCTGCTCACAAATTGGCTATCAACCAACTCAAAGGTGGATTCTCAGAAGAACTCAATCGCTTGCGTGCAGAATTACTCGACTTTACCTCATTGATCGAGCTCGAACTCGATTTCAGCGAAGAAGAGGTGGAGTTTGCCAACCGCGACCAGCTCAACACACTGATTAACCACATAGAACTGGTTACCACCAAGCTAATCAACTCGTTCAGCGTAGGAAACGCCGTTAAAAACGGAATCCCCGTTGCCATTGTCGGCGAAACCAACGTAGGCAAATCGACCTTGCTCAATCGTCTGCTCAACGAAGAACGAGCCATCGTTTCCGATATTCATGGCACCACGCGCGACACCATCGAAGAGGTAATGACTTTTGGCGGTGTGCAATTCCGCTTTATCGACACCGCCGGTATCCGCGACACCCGCGATAAAATTGAGAGCCTCGGCATAGAACGCACCTTCCACAAAATCGATCAGGCAACAATCGTTCTTCCGGTGCTCGACTCTACGCGCAGCATCACCGAGCTGACACAGTTTGCTACCGATATCGTCGAAAAAACAAGCGGAAAACAGCGCATCTTCATTGTCAACAAAATTGATTCGCTGACAGAAGAAAAACGCACGGCACTGCAAGCTTTGCCGGTGTTGATGAATGAACCCTGCTGTTTCTTGTCGGCCAAATTCGGACAAGGCTACGAAAAGCTCCAACAAGCACTGATAACTGCGGCCAATATTCCTGAAATAGACGCGAGTGACGTAATCGTAACCAATGCCCGCCATTACGAAGCTTTGCTAAAAGCGCAGGAAGCCATCCTGCGGGTAATCGAAGGGTTGAACAACAACATTTCAGGGGAGTTCGTCTCGCAGGATATTCGCGAAGCAATTTATTATCTGGGACTTATCACCGGGGGAAGCATTACCAACGACGAGATTTTGGGTAATATCTTCCATAAGTTTTGCATTGGAAAGTAG